The Papaver somniferum cultivar HN1 chromosome 3, ASM357369v1, whole genome shotgun sequence genome includes a region encoding these proteins:
- the LOC113360602 gene encoding uncharacterized protein LOC113360602, whose product MTMFPGEGDDEVHEYLPGEVAVADADKPWTMFFDGSSYGTVGGSGVVFESPQGELPSYSSKLDFPCSNNVAEYEALILGLQMAKELNLGSMEVKGDSKLVINQVNGHFYVKESHLAPYRAEAQRLMNQTKSTLDHTGRDGNKHVTP is encoded by the coding sequence ATGACTATGTTTCCGGGAGAAGGGGACGATGAGGTACATGAATATCTACCCGGAGAGGTGGCAGTCGCGGATGCTGACAAACCGTGGACCATGTTTTTTGATGGGTCATCATATGGTACCGTCGGAGGATCAGGTGTAGTGTTTGAATCCCCACAAGGCGAGTTACCATCGTACTCGTCTAAACTGGATTTCCCGTGCAGTAATAACGTCGCTGAGTATGAAGCGTTAATCCTGGGACTCCAAATGGCAAAGGAACTTAACCTAGGGAGCATGGAAGTCAAAGGCGATTCAAAGCTTGTGATAAACCAAGTAAATGGCCATTTTTACGTCAAAGAATCACACCTGGCACCCTACCGTGCAGAGGCTCAAAGGTTGATGAACCAAACAAAGTCGACACTAGACCATACCGGAAGAGACGGGAATAAACACGTGACGCCTTAG